The Musa acuminata AAA Group cultivar baxijiao chromosome BXJ3-6, Cavendish_Baxijiao_AAA, whole genome shotgun sequence region TGTTGCAGGTTAGTGGAGAACTCTCCATTTTGTTTGTAGGCGAAAGCCAATCATGGACACCATTTTCAGAATTTCAATTTGTTCACACAGTGAGACACTATTATTTGGCAATATTTTCAACATCTCCTTTGTTCTTCACAGATTTCTGCAATGTAGAACCTGATACAAGGACTATTGTCATCCCCAAAACCCCCAAGGCTTCTACTGTTAAGATTTTTACGGGTATCTTTGTGGTCTCACTCAACCGAGTTAGTTTGTTTTAAATATTTAGGGGTTTTGCCTTTCAATGCTTAATTCTCCTCACTGTCTAGTAATTTTCTCACTCTTCTTTCAGGTAGAAGATCTCATATCAATTCTCCCATAAAGTTAACTACCTCTGTTGCTTATCCTTTTAGCCTCGTGAAACCATCTGAAGTCCAAGGGCACTTGACCTTGAAAGACATAAATCAGCGGATTCATGCTCCGCCACCATCAAGATCAATCGACAAGAAGGACAATAACCCTTCCATTATTTATCCAACCTCTGCTTTTTCTGGGAAGCCTGTGGTTGTGAAAACTAAGATTCTCACCCAAGGGGGAAAAGGAAGCATTACAATCCTAAGAACCAAAGGCTGAGCAGGTGGCCttcttttaaataagattagcAGTCAGCGAATGTGCTGAGGCATCACCAAGATCCTGATCACCAAAGGCTGACCTCATAGGTCCAATTCTAAATCATTTTTTGTGCATGGCATGTCATCGATTCTTTGTTTCTGTCAATTTTATTGATTAATTTGTGGGTGGCAATTGTGTTGCTCCTGAATGGAATGCGTTAACTTGCCTTTTGCTGGGTCTAATTTTGTGTACTTGGGCATTTGAGTGAAACAATAGAGTCCTTTTGATTAAGAAAAAGATGGTATTGTTCTTGAACAAGTTTGCTTTTCTCCTGATTGTTTTAATTGTGAAAATTTTCCATATTGTTATCTGTGATAAATTGGGAAATCCAAATGGCATCACTAACTGGGCGGTTCGGTTCATTGATGGGGTTGGCAATTTCTTATAAAGTTCATATGCGTCTCTGGGAGCAACGAGCAGTTCCTAGTTTTTTTGTTTACAGTGAAAATGCTGCTTCTTgatcaacacaactgaggatctaTAGCCGAGCTAAATGCCCAGTGAAGGAAAAGGTCAGCTTTCTTAATGAAGATGAAACATTTGAAAATACTTTTGAGATCCATTTCACTGAAAAATATAACGATATCAAGTGCCTACCAGATAGTTCGTCTCTCAATCTCCTCCTAATCATGCCGACTCGTGAGGCTTCCCCTGTGGACGATGGTAGCGTGCATGATAACTGCAATGGCATACTTCACCTTGGTTTATGAGGCATCATCGTTCGTACGCCCTTACAGGGCAAAGAAAAGCAGGTCATGTGTCTCTTCATAATTCAATCTTCTTCAAATATACAATTCCTGGAAGGAGTTCTCCGAGCGAACACTTTAAAGCACAGGCTTGAGACACACGCAGCGGCTAATCTACTTGATGTAGTAGGGGAGGTCGAGTACATAAAGAAGAAAGTAAGCCCAGACGACGCCGGAGATCCCTCCGAAGAAGAACCCGCCCGTGAATTGTGCCCACCCCTCGGCCGTCTGTAGCTTGTCCGCCTCCTTCTTCCTGCCGGTCAGCGTCAGCGTCGGCGCCGTCGACGGCTCGCCTTCCTTGAACGACGCAACCCCGTACATGGTCAGGCAGATGCTGAGGATCACGACGAGGCCGGCGGCGGCCAGCGATCCCGCAGCTCCGGCGATCTCGGTGTTGCGGAGTGGCCCGGCCTTGACGAAGGGCCCCACGAGGAGGTAACCGTGGGCCAGGCCCACCTCGACGCCGCGAAGGAGCGGGCTCACGGCGGTCCGGTAGGCAGGGAGGTTGGACAAGTACCAGGCGATCAGCGGACTGGATGTCACCGGCGTCTCCAGGCTTCCGATGAAGGGGTCGCCGTTGATCGGCTGGATCACTTGGTAAGTTGGCTGTGGCAATTCAGATAAGAGAAGTGATGAAGGTGGGAATCATTCCTAAGCAAAAGATCGACATATGTAGAAGACTTGTTTCTTGCCTTCTCCGCTTGGATGGCTCTAACCGTGAGAATAAGCTTCTTCCTGGAGTGCAGGTCTCTGAGTGGTGTGGCCGACAGGCCTCTGGGGATGACAAGACGCCTACTGCTCCTGCAGGAAAAGAGAAGGCTGCTCTTCAACTGGCTGGCCATGGGAGGGGCAGAAGCCAGTGCCATTGTCGTTCCTGCTGCAGTTCTCACTCGAGCACGCGGGGAGGAGAATGGAGCAGACGAAGGACTCGGGAGAGTCTATATCGGAAACGGAAAAGGATGCAACGTGAGGAAGAAGTAGAATCTAGTTTGAAGTGAGGTGTCGGAACACTGGTCTCTCATTGGATGGGTGAGATCCCCAACCCTATCCTTATCCCACAGCGGAGATTGTGATGCTGCTCTCTTGTGCTATGTGGCCATTGTTCATCACCTCACAATCGATGTCGATGGCAAAAACTAGTTAGTATATGATTTTTCTTCCCCTTTGAAATATGCTTATAATTGTATCATgatattggtggatgcattatggTCAATGTTTCTAACCAGACATTAGAATAATGATGACGTTTTATGTCTAATTAACgattaatttattaaatattcCATCTATTTACGATGAAGGGCAGTGATCGACGGGGGGATAAAGCAATCATTTCTGGAAAAACAAAAAGTGTTCTGTCGAAAATTTTCGCCACGttatggggaaaaaaaaaaatcaaaattagaagTTTCTTTCTGGGCGAATTCGCTTAAATataaataccaaaaaaaaaaaatctgacttTGGATAAGCAAATTGGTCAACATTGAGTTTGTGTCGGACCCCAATGTTTAGGTCAAAGTCCTTCGACTTGGGCTAAACCTAAAAGAACGACGGAGGGAGGAGTCCACCACGACGGGGAGATACTCTTTCTTCTCACCCCAAAAGAGATAGCCGGCTCGTTCCAGCGCTCGATTACCGAAGCGATGGCTAAGGGCCGAAGCAACGCTGCCGGGGGCCGCGGTGGAGACGAAATCGCTGCCCCCGAGGAAGCTGTGGTTGCGTTCGCCAAGCTCCAGGGCGACGACTTCGAGTACTACATGCAGACGTACTCGATCGTGCTGGGCCGCAACAGCAAGACGTCGGAGGTGGACGTCGACCTCGCCTCCATCGGCGGCGGCATGAGCATATCCCGCCGCCACGCCCGCATCTTCTACGACTTCCCTCGTCGCCGCTTCGCCCTCGAGGTCCTCGGCAAGAACGGCTGTTTTGTCGAGGGCGTACCCCACGCTCCCGGCGACCCACCCGTCGAGCTCGACTCTCAGGACCTCCTCCAGATGGGGGAAAAGCGGTTCTACTTCCTCCTCCCTTCCCGCTCCGTCTTTGCCGCTGGTCCCGTCCCCCGCTGCCAGCCCCCTGCCGCTCTCGCGCCAACCGCTGGCCGTGCCAGGCCGCGCGACTACGGGAATGAGGTGCATGGTGGTGAtgccgaggaagaggaggaatatgaggaggaagcaggggaagatgaGGCTAGGCGTGCAGTAGTTGGTAGTTCAGGGAAGAGGCGGAGGAGGGATCTTGGTGAGGAGAATGTGGAGGAATTTGGTAGGGCCGAGGAGGCTGCACCACTGCGACACTCGGGTCAGTATCAAAACCCTCTTCTTTTTCATTGCTTCTTAGTAAATAACATCAATACTTGCCATTGTTGCACTATATTTCTGTGTTCTGTTCTTGGATTGTCAATGGATAGATAACCAATCTAGAACCAATGACAAGAAAAGTCTTAGGACCGATCAAAAAAGTTATAATTCGGAAATGAAATTTGGTAAAATTGGAATATTTGACATTGCTGATTTATTAATGCACTTATTTTCTAGGAGTCATTTCTATAAATGTAGCCTTGAAACACTCATGACTCATATATTACAGGAAAAGTTAAATCATATACAGTTAACCATATTTAAGAGTACAACCCTTTCCCTCTATTTTATAGAACCTCAaattaatagaaaagaaaaattaaaaaattaaaattaaaaacaagaaaattatgtTCCTTGCGCCATAGCTATTCGGTCACCCTTCCTTTTTCAGAAAAGATGTACTTCCAAATTTGTTTTGGTAGATAAGCTTCCATTTTCACAGAATATTTGGCTGATGGGTCTCGATACCAGTTCAGGTTCTCATATCCCTCGTATCCACATCGAGCTAGATTTTAAGCAAGGTATATTTTGTCATTATAAAGCTGTATAGCTGTTCAAGATGCCATATAATCATACTCATATTACCTTGATGCCGTTAAGCATATAAGTACTTGAATGATACGAAGGAGATTATCAAGCATCCCACTCTATTTAAACCTTTAATCAAATTTCACTGTCGTATTGAAAGTTCCACTAAGAATTTGGCAATATACCTGACAGTGAAGAAGCCCGAGACAAGGTCAAGGGCTGACAGAGAAGCGGACAATCAACAACTCCTGCAATTGGAAGAGAAAGATGTCATCTCATCTGTGACGACTTTGCTATCTAATCTTTGTGGCCCAGGAGAATGGTTGCCTATGGAAAAACTTCATGCAAAGGTTAGATGATAACTGATCTGGCAAATGATTGTGCTTCTTTGAGTTACTCTGTGTATTACAGTAGGCTTTTATATTTGCATTTCTGTGGGGAAAAAAAAGGCTAATCATAGTCACAAGAAGTGGTTGGCTGATTTGTTGTGATTTCCTAGTGCAGGACCATGCTATTGCTTAATGCTTACTACTACATGAACATATCTAATTGGAATTAGTGACTAATATAGAAATGTATAAGGATGCAGCAACCAAAAAAGAAAGTCATCATCTTTTCTTGGATTCTTTATCATTTCTATTATATTCATGTAAGCGGAGCCAGTcccatgcacatttttatctttgGTAAACTAGACATTTTGATGGTTGATTTTACTTATTCACAATGAAACTTGAGAAGAAAGCCTACATTAGATCTACACCCAAGAAGACAGTAGAGTTATAaggtttcaagaatttttatcgcACTTTGGAGATTATTAAGGAGTTTAAATGGGTATCTTCGTGATAACTTGATGCTCTGAGTTGCAAAGATGAAAAATTCTTGCATGTGAAAGTAAGGAAATTAGTACCGGTAACATCAACTTGATAGGCCATTCCATTCAATTTTCTGGTTAGTAAGTTTTAATTTTGACAAGGTAATCAAATAGTAGGAGTTACAGTGGATTCTTGGGGTTGCTAGATGCGGTCAGCTTCAGGTTCAGATAGAGAGATAGGGCAGATTTGATTGGGTTCAGAAAATGCAAACCCATACTCAACCCACTTGGGTTTGGTTCAGGTGTAGGTTAACCACCTAAACATACGTTTGCAAtattgatgatgatattgatcGGGCAAATTACAGTCTCTCCACCTATCTTGGGTTCATCTGTACTTAGTTAATATGTGTTTTTAGAAGGATCACTCGGCACACCTGTGTTATCCCCCATCCTCATCCTAAACCTATCATTGCCCACCTCACTTTGAATTATTATGATAGAAAAATTAGTAGTATGtaaactttatattacttgtagaGGGCTAAACTAGGTTTTGAACATCCagaatgttacaaaacttgccaaAAAACATAAGTGAATTAAGTACATTTTTTGTGTTGACACATATATGATATTGGTAACATGGTCGTGATTTGTATATTGTTACACAATTAATAGATCTCATTATTCAAGTTTGCCCATATATTTTTTTAGAGGATATGGACTTAGATATAGATAGAAGTGGATACTAAATTCTAAAATCAGGATTATCAACATGGAAATCTTATAATGGTCACCACAAATGATAATAGATTTTGAGCAGCTAGAGCATAAAATTGATTGTTTTTCTCTCTCATCAGAATATCATCTAATTGTATGCCATTTTGAAGGTTTCAGATACAGTGAAGACCATGTTGCATATCTCATACTGGAGCAAGTAAACTTTTAACAGGCTTCCTCATATATCTCTTGCTGCATATCTCTTTTGTCCCTGTTCTGCTCGGGTGGTCACTAAAGATAGATGATATTAGTTATAATTTGAAACAGACATCATGGATGAATTGGTGCTCGCCAATTGAATTCTGCTAAGAAAAGTTGGTTCAGGGGAATATAAAATGTAATGCTAcagaaaacttttgacaattCCTGCACATTGTATAATTGTTTGATTGAAGAATGGTTTTTATCTGTTTTGTTAGTTTTGCTGTCTTAAAATATTTAGTTAAAGCCTTATTGTTTCTAAAGATTTCCTGTGAGTCTCTAAAATTTGTCACAGTTAAGATATCCCATGGTTGAGTTATTGTCTATGACTATCAAATTATTGAACGGTTAATCATTTTCCAGGTATTTTGTTCATCTGATACAAGATCACTATTTACAAATCTTATATCAATAACTTGTTGCTGATTAACTGCTCATCTTTAGTAGATACCTAATCTTAAATTTGTCATGTTCTAATATTTTTACTTTTCTTCTGATCCAGTTGTTTGAAATATATGGTGATGTATGGCATCACAGCCGAGTAAGAAGATACTTGACAACGGAAGACTATCCTGAAAGTGAAACAGAAGGTAGACCTTGGTTTGGCCTATTGATGCTGCTACGGAAACACCCAGAGCACTTTGCAATTAACATACGGTCGAAGGGAAGGGCGAAATCAGAATTTGTTTCGTTAGTCTCATTGCATTGCTAAGTATCTTCTGGAATCGTCTTATGTAGCTCCATAAAAATAGGTGGAAATAATATTTACTTTTGCATTGGCATCTTGTTTCCCTTTGCTTGCTATACTGGCACAGGAATGTCAAAATAAAACATGATTTCCGAAACCATCAGCAATTACTTTTTCCTGTTGTTCATCCCAGAAAGATAAAAAGTCTATAGCTACCACTAGATTTCAGGCACCATAACAAATGATCATGGCATGGCATCTGCAGTTGTTGTATGGTGGAGCACCCAGTTACTGCAGTTAGTGATGTAGCAGGAGTTGACAGAATCATTTATAAGCTGTTCATGAAATTGAAGTAGCTTAAATTTTGACCAAAATTTATCTCATCAATTGGATTATTACGATAGTCTTGAATCCTATGATTGTTTTGCACATTTGTCTGTTACAGAGTTTCCAATGATTAAGTTGCTTGCGTATTGTATTGATAGTCTAATGTTGATGTATTTTTGGACATTTGCATGGTCACGCTTTAATATGTCCTTTTAAAGAATAAGCATCTTTTAGATGGAATGCCGGTGCAAGCTGTGTCAAAACTTCATCGACAATGTCATATTAAAATCTGTACTTTTAGCAGTAACCCaaaaagggagggggggggggccgGAAAAATAAAGCTCATGAACAAAGCTCTTGTTGACAAAGGTtggtcggacaaatgaataccgagcatgactcaagtgatgaggacaatgatgaacttgaacttcgaacactaaatcttaataagtttattaaacaaaaatctaaaatagacaatgaatttgaatgaaggaagaggccaaaaaagaggaagacaaccaaggatgaatcaagaacttccaaaggtgaaacgacgaattgggttttgatgggcttcgactacaaggcaagtaactcaactctcttgaattatctcTAACGCAACACCATTATCCTCGCACTCCCAGTTGCTAGTTGCCGTTTGGCATCCAACTCCCTTGACTTCTTTTGTCTCTCTACACTACAAAAGCTCTAGTGTTGTGTAGAGAGCTTTTGTTGACAAAGGTtggtcggacaaatgaataccgagcatgactcaagtgatgaggacaatgatgaacttaaacttcgaacactaaatcttaataagtttattaaacaaaaatctaaaatagacaatgaacttgaacgaaggaagaggccaaaaaagaggaaggcaaccaaggatgaatcaagaacttttaaaggtgaaacgacgaattgggttttgatgggcttcgactacaaggcaagtaactcaactctcttgaattatctcTAACGCAACACCATTATCCTCGCACTCCCAGTTGCTAGTTGCCGTTTGACATCCAACTCCCTTGACTTCTTTTGTCTCTCTACACTACAAAAGCTCTAGTGTTGTGTTCGTTCCGCAGGTCAAAATGTACTAATCTCGCCTAAAACAtcatttttcagaaaaaaaaaattggttttttttttgtttgtcaaAATTGGTTTTCTGGTAAAAAATTAATAGAAAAATTCTTTTATGATCCATAAAATAGATTGTATTACAAATAATGCTAGTTGCAAGATGAGCTATATAACTAATTTCATAGTATTTATAGGAACATTATGATCCAAATACCTGTGGAGGTCGGCCAAGGCGTGTCGAGGCCGGAGAAGATGACGACGCTGGGACGGCGGCGTCGGCTCGAGGGAGGTACCGAGAGAAGGTGGCGGAGAACGAGCTCTCCTCCTCTATGATtagtattcttcttcttcttccttcgtcgtcgtttcctcttcctcttcgatcCTTCGTCGGATCCTAATCATTGTGGAGTGAGTTCAATCAAACAACCCACATAACTTCTAATTCCCGGTGAAATTACCAGATCAATAGTTTCCTTACGATACGTTGACACAGTTCGGGCTCGAACCTGATCTCAGCCCGAGCTCGAACAAGGAAAGCCTGGTTCAAACTTGGCTTGGTTGCACCCCCACCAGCTCAGCCACCCTTTGGCTTTTCTCctccatccttgtgcactctcctCTCGGACACTGGCCTCCATCTTGCAACCCTCGATACCTTCGCAGAGAGTTCTTGGCGACCGATGGCCGGAAAGCCGCTGCCCTCCGCGGCCACGGCCGCCTGCTCTATCCAGCGCTCTCTCCTCGCTGTCGCTGCCCTTACCCTGATCTGCTTCAGCCTCCTCTCTCTCAGATCCCTCCGCTCGTCTCCCCAATTTCCCTCCCCGGAGGTACTCGAAGTATAACAAGAAGATCTCTCTCTATTTTGTGTCGtattctccttctgttctttcatTTCCTGCAATGTCACTGATTCTTGATGCTGAAGGTGGCTGTGGCCGAAGTTTCCAGCGATCTTTCCAGCCGGATGCTGGCCCCTTCCTCGATCTACCACTCCCCGGACGTCTTCTTGAAGAACTACGCGGAGATGGACAGGAAATTTAAGGTTTTTATCTACCCGGATGGGGATCCGAATACGTACTTCCAGACACCGCGGAAGCTGACTGGGAAGTACTCCAGCGAGGGGTACTTCTTCCAGAACATCCGCGAGAGCCGCTTCCGGACGGAGGATGCCGATCAGGCCGACCTGTTCTTTGTGCCCATATCGTGCCATAAGATGAGAGGGAAGGTTAGAGTTTTCGAGATCTTTGTGCTTCGTTCCACATCTTTTTATTGTCACTGTAACCTCTGTATCTATGCACTTTTGATTCTTTCCTTCATCTAGGATACTTTCAGCTTACTAGTTAGCACTAAGTATTATCATTACATCATTTTGGTTGTACAAGGTTTCGTATGTGATTTAATGTGGTATATTTACTAGGTGTGTTATATATATGGTCCGTAATTGCAATAGGAAAGGGACCGAAAGAACGAATCCAATATGTGAATATTCTCTGCCAAAAACCTGTACCTCCTACAGGCAACTGATTATAGTTTTAGTTTAAATGACTCTCAACTGATTCAGAGAACTCTAGAGGCTCAGCCAATACAAGAACAACATAATGTTGGATCAATTATAGGGTTCTACCGTACCTATTCCAGTTAACTATGTCGAAGAGAAGTATAATATACTCACTGATGATGGTATGTTTCAGACGTTCATTTATGCATGTCATGCCAGAATGTTTACGTTTTCTATAAATTATGGATGCATCAAAAAGTAGGTCCTACAATATGTGAATATGCTCTGCCAAAAACCTTTACCTCCTACGGGCAAATGATTATAATTTTAGTTTAAATGACTCACAATGGATTCAGAAAACTCTATAGGCTCAGCCAATACAAGAAGAACATAATGTTGGATCAATTATAGTGTTCTACCATACCCATTCTAGTTAACTATGTCGAAGAGAAGTATAATATACTCACTGATGATGGGCATGTTTCAGACTTTCATTTATGCACGTCATGCCAGAATGTTTACGTTTTCTATGAACTATGGATGCATCAAAGAGTAGGTCCTACAAATTATTTTTACATGGGATGATGTTACAGTCATTTGGGAAAATTGTCTATCAAATTTGGATATGGTCGTAGTTTGTTTGCTGAACAAGAAGGCTTTTACTGCATTTTGGTTGATCTTTTTCCTttgtacattttttttttctgttttgcaGGGCATATCATATGAGAATATGACCATCATAGTTCAAAATTATGTTGAAAGCTTGATAAGTAAATATCCATATTGGAATAGAACCATGGGTGCAGATCACTTTTTTGTAACTTGCCATGATGTTGGTGTGAGAGCATTTGAAGGACTTCAAATGGTTGTCAAGAATTCAATTCGGGTTGTCTGTTCGCCAAGCTATGATGTTGGTTACATCCCACACAAGGATATAGCTCTTCCCCAAGTGCTGCAGCCATTTGCTCTGCCATCAGGAGGAAATGATATTGAGAACAGGTTGAAACCTGACTTGAGCAGATGTTTCTTTTACATGATTGGTTCTAGGGCACAGGTAATAGACATCATGTGACAGTTATAGCTGGGGATTTATGTTATTGATCATTGGGTTAATCGCGTTATACCAACCTACATGATCCAGCTTCTGTATTTACATCCAATGCTGATTAATATACTGGCATTGTGTTGTACATATATATTGATTTATTTAACTTCAATTATTTTCATTGTTGCAATTTGAGGAGTGCACCAAAAAGTGTTTTATCTGCATTTCTAAAGGTGTTAACCTATAGTTCAGTTAGCATACTTGTTTGCCTCAAAGCCTAGTCAATTCATTGTGACCTTAGAATAAAAGACAATGACCATGCACTGATAACTTGCTTTTCTTGAACCCTTACACAAACACCAGGACTATACTTGGATTTTGGGCAGGCCATAGAAACTCAAAGATAAGAGTCATATTAGCTCGTGTATGGGAGAATGACACAGAGCTTGCCATTAGCAATAATCGCATAAGCAGAGCTACTGGAGAGTTGGTCTATCAGAAGCAGTTCTACAGGTCGAAGTTCTGCATATGTCCAGGTGGTTCCCAAGTCAACAGTGCTCGCATAGCAGACTCCATTCACTATGGATGTATTCCAGGTTAGAACCCCATCATTTAATTACTCAGGTAGATGGATATATTATCATCATGTAGTCCTAGTTCATTTGAATTTGTTATCTGCTGTTGTTTTCTACATAAGTGCAGTTTGCTAACCAGAGTTCATTTTTCCAATTTGCAGTAATTATATCCAATTACTATGATCTGCCATTTAATGACATCCTTGACTGGCAGAAGTTCTCTGTTATACTCAAGGAGAGTGATGTCTACCAGCTTAAGTCTATTCTGAAGTCCATACCACATGAGAAGTTTGTTGAGTTGCATGAGCACTTAGTTGAGGTATGCCATCATTAATTTCTAGTAATGAGACATAAGATCGACTGGCTGGAGAAGTGCTTAAACCCAATTCTATCAGCAAATTATATCGCTAGTTGAACTTTGGAGAAAATTTCAGTTGTGCAGATAAACTTCCAATGTTTTCCAATTGACACTAAATGTTAACAAAAGATACAATCATATCCTGCCGTCAGCTTTCATTTAAGCCTTGATGAAAAGCTGAATTGTGGTTGCACATTAGGACTCGATCTGCCATCCTGGTAAGAGCTTTAACAAAAGATGTTGCACAACGTGCCCATTATAAATCAAGGCAAGGCAAGTCTAATTATACCTCTAAAATTTTTTGTTGTCTATGCCAAGTTGGAAAGTCAGATCTTATTATGCAACAAGGCCAACTTTCCTTAAGGTTCAtggatgaaagttgatactatgaCTTGATGGAAATTACTTAAAACTTTAGGAAGTCTATTGGCGAAAGTTGAAGCTAGAGATCTAATTAAAATTTGCCCCAAAGATCAAGAACTAGTGGTGTGTTTTGCTCTACTTTTAGTTGTTATACTGAAAATATCTGTATGTTCCATGCAATCAAAGTTCATTGTCTTTTTTAATATGGACTCTCTAAATCCCAAGTTGCTTCAAGATGAGGCATCAGAAATCAGCAAAGATAAAATAGGAGGAAATGCTGCTAATAAAGAGCTAATGACGAGCCGTAATATCTGACTCTCATGTCCTTTGTGGTGAACTTATCGTGTTGAGAAGAACATGAAGAGTACTTTGATTCTCAATTATTTCAGGATTTTCCTTGTGTTTGTcttataaaaagagaaaagttacAAGAGGTGTAACTTCTATTGAAAAATGTAAAATGTTTTATTTGCTTCTATTTGTGAAATCTTAGActcttaaatattttatttgctTCAAATATGTGATGACTCTATGCATAGTTATATTGTCATATCACCACTTGAATGTTTCTTACTTCATTCTTCACTGTTTCTGTAGTTTTCTTGTGATggattttgtcataatttgagatTGAAGAGATAT contains the following coding sequences:
- the LOC135641262 gene encoding photosystem I reaction center subunit XI, chloroplastic-like, with translation MALASAPPMASQLKSSLLFSCRSSRRLVIPRGLSATPLRDLHSRKKLILTVRAIQAEKPTYQVIQPINGDPFIGSLETPVTSSPLIAWYLSNLPAYRTAVSPLLRGVEVGLAHGYLLVGPFVKAGPLRNTEIAGAAGSLAAAGLVVILSICLTMYGVASFKEGEPSTAPTLTLTGRKKEADKLQTAEGWAQFTGGFFFGGISGVVWAYFLLYVLDLPYYIK
- the LOC103988658 gene encoding FHA domain-containing protein FHA2, with amino-acid sequence MAKGRSNAAGGRGGDEIAAPEEAVVAFAKLQGDDFEYYMQTYSIVLGRNSKTSEVDVDLASIGGGMSISRRHARIFYDFPRRRFALEVLGKNGCFVEGVPHAPGDPPVELDSQDLLQMGEKRFYFLLPSRSVFAAGPVPRCQPPAALAPTAGRARPRDYGNEVHGGDAEEEEEYEEEAGEDEARRAVVGSSGKRRRRDLGEENVEEFGRAEEAAPLRHSVKKPETRSRADREADNQQLLQLEEKDVISSVTTLLSNLCGPGEWLPMEKLHAKLFEIYGDVWHHSRVRRYLTTEDYPESETEGRPWFGLLMLLRKHPEHFAINIRSKGRAKSEFVSLVSLHC
- the LOC135640025 gene encoding probable glycosyltransferase At5g03795 isoform X2, translated to MAGKPLPSAATAACSIQRSLLAVAALTLICFSLLSLRSLRSSPQFPSPEVAVAEVSSDLSSRMLAPSSIYHSPDVFLKNYAEMDRKFKVFIYPDGDPNTYFQTPRKLTGKYSSEGYFFQNIRESRFRTEDADQADLFFVPISCHKMRGKGISYENMTIIVQNYVESLISKYPYWNRTMGADHFFVTCHDVGVRAFEGLQMVVKNSIRVVCSPSYDVGYIPHKDIALPQVLQPFALPSGGNDIENRTILGFWAGHRNSKIRVILARVWENDTELAISNNRISRATGELVYQKQFYRSKFCICPGGSQVNSARIADSIHYGCIPVIISNYYDLPFNDILDWQKFSVILKESDVYQLKSILKSIPHEKFVELHEHLVEVQKHFEWHSPPIPYDAFHMVMYELWLRHHVIKY
- the LOC135640025 gene encoding probable glycosyltransferase At5g03795 isoform X1, which encodes MAGKPLPSAATAACSIQRSLLAVAALTLICFSLLSLRSLRSSPQFPSPEVLEVAVAEVSSDLSSRMLAPSSIYHSPDVFLKNYAEMDRKFKVFIYPDGDPNTYFQTPRKLTGKYSSEGYFFQNIRESRFRTEDADQADLFFVPISCHKMRGKGISYENMTIIVQNYVESLISKYPYWNRTMGADHFFVTCHDVGVRAFEGLQMVVKNSIRVVCSPSYDVGYIPHKDIALPQVLQPFALPSGGNDIENRTILGFWAGHRNSKIRVILARVWENDTELAISNNRISRATGELVYQKQFYRSKFCICPGGSQVNSARIADSIHYGCIPVIISNYYDLPFNDILDWQKFSVILKESDVYQLKSILKSIPHEKFVELHEHLVEVQKHFEWHSPPIPYDAFHMVMYELWLRHHVIKY